A genomic segment from Nicotiana sylvestris chromosome 1, ASM39365v2, whole genome shotgun sequence encodes:
- the LOC104230780 gene encoding protein FAR-RED IMPAIRED RESPONSE 1-like: protein MASDDSLLNEYEWVDVDSHGSFNNVVHLDDDDDEADGEYHGEASDDEEQVLGNELELCDVDREMENEFTKEDVVVGPISGMRFRDKDTLFAFYKEHARLKGFSVVKRNSNKKGGDTARYITYCCDRARIRKIKVTTKSNNYKARLAAILDDSGCWRVSKVVHDHNHDLLPSVSRPMAGHRSVCDSLKRDLVAHDQSGIRPSKNRLAEVQCGGPQNLGCTPKDCRNSILKSRNFEMQEGDAQSLLNFFREIQVKDREFFYSIDVDYIGRLRNVVWVHSHCKAAYEQFYDAICFDTTYLVNRYNMPCATFVGINHHRQSILLGCALMSHEDIDSYKLVFRTWLDAMGNVHPDAITTDQCQSIKIAIAEMMPNTIHRYCIWHIFSKLPLYVSGVRPSKIARGEFKSMVLDSIIVDVFERKWTEYIVRYNLHTRNWFNKLYSKKEKWVPVYLDVHFWAGMLSTQRSEGLHAFFDGYITRQSTFMMFVHQYKLAIRAKNEKELEAEYRSKGFQIVCESMFKWEEQAIQCYTRTVYEFFKTELRKLYHCEVSSPDDHQVVPGVEKFIVSDYSVIKK, encoded by the coding sequence ATGGCATCGGATGATAGTTTGTTGAATGAATACGAATGGGTAGATGTTGATTCTCACGGCAGTTTCAACAATGTTGTGCacttagatgatgatgatgatgaagccGATGGAGAATATCATGGAGAAGCTAGTGACGATGAGGAGCAGGTTTTAGGAAATGAGTTAGAGTTATGTGATGTTGATCGGGAAATGGAGAATGAATTCACTAAAGAGGATGTGGTTGTAGGTCCAATCTCTGGAATGCGATTTAGAGATAAAGATACTTTGTTTGCATTCTACAAAGAACATGCACGACTGAAAGGATTCTCCGTCGTCAAAAGAAATTCCAACAAGAAGGGTGGTGACACTGCGAGGTACATAACCTATTGTTGTGATAGGGCTAGGATTCGCAAAATCAAGGTTACCACCAAGAGTAACAATTATAAAGCTAGGCTAGCTGCTATTTTGGATGATTCTGGTTGTTGGCGCGTCTCTAAGGTCGTTCACGATCACAATCATGATTTGCTCCCATCCGTATCGCGCCCAATGGCTGGACATAGGTCCGTTTGTGATTCTTTGAAGAGGGATCTTGTAGCTCACGATCAATCTGGCATTAGACCCTCCAAGAATAGACTTGCTGAGGTTCAATGTGGTGGTCCGCAAAATTTGGGTTGCACTCCAAAGGATTGTAGAAATTCTATTTTGAAGAGTAGGAATTTTGAAATGCAAGAAGGGGACGCACAGTCGCTGCTCAACTTTTTTCGTGAAATCCAGGTAAAGGATAGGGAGTTTTTCTATTCAATTGACGTTGATTATATTGGTAGGTTGCGAAATGTGGTATGGGTGCATTCACATTGTAAGGCAGCGTATGAGCAATTCTATGATGCGATATGCTTTGATACGACGTATCTTGTGAATCGATATAATATGCCATGTGCTACATTTGTTGGCATCAATCACCATAGACAGTCCATCTTACTAGGATGTGCTCTCATGTCTCATGAAGATATCGATAGTTACAAATTAGTTTTTAGAACTTGGCTTGATGCCATGGGAAATGTTCATCCAGATGCGATCACAACTGATCAGTGTCAGAGCATTAAGATAGCCATTGCTGAAATGATGCCAAATACAATACATAGGTAttgtatttggcatatattctcaAAGTTGCCTCTTTACGTAAGTGGTGTTCGTCCTTCTAAAATTGCACGTGGAGAATTTAAATCCATGGTCCTTGATAGCATTATTGTTGATGTTTTTGAGAGAAAATGGACAGAATATATTGTAAGGTATAATTTGCATACAAGGAATTGGTTCAACAAGCTTTACTCTAAGAAGGAAAAATGGGTTCCTGTGTACCTTGATGTGCATTTTTGGGCTGGTATGCTATCTACGCAAAGAAGTGAGGGGTTGCATGCGTTCTTTGATGGATATATTACCCGTCAAAGCACTTTTATGATGTTTGTTCACCAGTATAAGTTAGCTATAAGAGCTAAGAATGAGAAAGAGTTGGAAGCGGAATACAGGTCAAAGGGCTTTCAAATTGTGTGCGAGTCAATGTTCAAGTGGGAAGAGCAGGCAATTCAGTGTTATACGCGTACAGTGTATGAATTTTTCAAGACAGAGCTAAGGAAATTGTATCATTGTGAAGTCAGCAGCCCCGACGATCATCAAGTTGTCCCCGGTGTTGAGAAATTCATCGTTAGTGATTATTCAGTTATAAAAAAATGA